The proteins below are encoded in one region of Clostridium fermenticellae:
- the era gene encoding GTPase Era codes for MFKSGFITIIGRPNVGKSTLMNAILGEKLSIVSCRPQTTRNNIQTILTENDYQIVFVDTPGIHKPKHKLGEYMIKVAEDSIKEVDIVLFLTTPDREIGKGDMFILEQLKNCKVPVFLVINKIDENTRENVAKSLSNYANQFNFTEYIPISAIKGKNVDELKKLIVKYLPEGPKYYPEDMITDKQERFIVSEIIREKALRLLSQEVPHGIAVDIISMKKDKQGVYNIEATLMCEKDSHKGIIIGKGASMLKKITSYSKYDIEKFLNEKVYLKLWVKVKKEWRDNPSILKELGYKQ; via the coding sequence ATGTTTAAATCTGGATTTATAACAATAATAGGAAGACCTAATGTCGGAAAATCGACATTGATGAATGCTATATTAGGTGAAAAATTATCTATAGTTTCTTGTAGACCTCAAACAACTAGAAACAACATACAGACTATTTTGACAGAGAATGATTATCAAATAGTGTTTGTTGATACTCCTGGTATCCATAAACCAAAACATAAACTTGGAGAATATATGATAAAGGTTGCTGAAGATTCGATAAAAGAAGTTGACATTGTACTATTTCTGACTACACCTGACAGAGAGATAGGAAAGGGAGATATGTTCATTCTAGAACAACTCAAAAATTGTAAAGTACCTGTTTTTTTAGTTATAAATAAAATAGATGAAAATACTAGAGAAAATGTTGCAAAATCTTTGTCGAATTATGCCAATCAATTTAATTTTACTGAATATATACCCATATCAGCTATTAAGGGGAAAAATGTGGATGAACTAAAAAAGCTTATTGTGAAGTATTTGCCGGAAGGTCCTAAATATTATCCAGAGGATATGATAACAGATAAACAGGAAAGGTTTATAGTATCAGAGATTATAAGGGAAAAAGCATTGAGGCTTCTTTCACAGGAAGTTCCTCATGGTATAGCGGTTGATATAATATCTATGAAAAAAGATAAGCAGGGTGTGTATAATATAGAAGCAACTTTAATGTGTGAAAAGGATTCACATAAGGGAATAATAATAGGTAAAGGTGCGTCTATGCTAAAGAAGATAACATCATATTCTAAATATGATATAGAAAAATTTTTAAATGAAAAAGTTTATCTTAAACTATGGGTAAAGGTAAAGAAAGAATGGAGAGATAATCCTAGTATTTTAAAGGAACTAGGCTACAAACAATAG
- a CDS encoding helix-turn-helix transcriptional regulator — protein MNTIKLTSRQEQIIELVKDHEPITSEKLASKLSVTRAALRPDLAILTMTGILDAKPKVGYIYSRKPSYSLVYDYIRNIKVNDIMSKPVIVDENTTVYDAIVHLFLNDVGTLFVENDGSLTGAVSRKDFLKMAMGGTDMHKVPVGIIMTRMPNIVFVEKDDVAYSAAQKIIEHEVDSLPVIERVSDNGKEFLKIVGKISKTNVTRLFVKMGSNK, from the coding sequence GTGAATACTATTAAATTAACATCTAGGCAGGAACAGATAATAGAATTAGTAAAAGACCATGAGCCTATAACAAGTGAAAAACTAGCATCTAAGTTGAGCGTTACAAGAGCAGCCTTGAGACCTGATCTGGCTATACTGACTATGACGGGTATTCTGGATGCAAAACCTAAGGTTGGATATATATATTCGCGTAAACCCTCTTATAGTTTGGTATATGATTATATAAGGAACATAAAGGTTAATGATATAATGTCAAAGCCTGTAATTGTAGACGAAAATACCACAGTATATGATGCAATAGTACATTTATTTTTAAACGATGTAGGTACACTGTTTGTTGAGAATGATGGCTCACTTACTGGTGCTGTTTCTAGAAAAGATTTCTTAAAGATGGCTATGGGTGGTACCGATATGCATAAGGTGCCTGTGGGAATAATTATGACGAGAATGCCCAATATAGTCTTTGTTGAAAAGGATGATGTAGCATATTCCGCAGCACAGAAAATAATAGAGCATGAAGTTGATAGTTTGCCAGTAATTGAAAGAGTATCAGATAATGGTAAAGAATTTTTAAAGATTGTTGGGAAGATTTCCAAAACTAATGTAACGAGATTATTTGTAAAAATGGGAAGTAATAAGTAA
- a CDS encoding HD family phosphohydrolase — MINLSLKKIFGKQKINRILIFFITFLFIYSVLATSIVIKKYNLKEGDIAKLDIKAPREVKDEFSTESKIQQALNSVPLQYNKKIEVKNEVLDKISVFFSEINQLQSDQGNDNDKVKKLKSNADISLSDEDYSTLIKSNKDDLKTVQDFLSEVMADIYDNNNISDSSQKDNQEDIKKVQESILLKVNESKLPKNLKNVSLNLGYSLITPNFFYDKDKTENLKRDAAHKVQPVMIKKDQIIVKEGEPITKYQIETLQNLGLLNDNSHSELNIYIFLCIFTALIMFIEWMYIYKYYNKIYNNTNTLIMMSVLSCISILLARSVSVVSPFLIPLACIPMVFSLLVNDRVSLIINILNSMLISCVVDFNVEITLLAVLNAIVGSVVLKKMQQRNDILYSSMYIAIINSVFTFSTGFLLSNNSSDIFQKTLFAAVASILSGILTIGLLPFFENIFDVVTTIKLLELSNPNNPLLKRLLMEAPGTYHHSILVGNLAEIAAEEIGGNPVLARVSAYYHDVGKVKRPYFFKENQHGKENPHNKITPNLSALIIISHVKDGDELAKEYNVPGIIRDIIRQHHGTSLVKYFYITAKNSSERPDCVNEENFRYEGPIPQTKEAGIIMLADEVEAAVRSINEPTKCKIEEMVNNIIKNTLNEGELDECDLTLKDIAKIRKAFLRVLDGIYHHRIEYPVDKWKKAKNKKIEPYDKIKNY; from the coding sequence ATGATTAATTTATCACTTAAGAAAATCTTTGGTAAACAGAAGATAAATAGAATTTTAATTTTCTTTATCACTTTTTTATTTATTTATTCTGTGCTTGCAACGTCTATTGTTATTAAAAAATATAACTTGAAAGAAGGAGATATTGCAAAATTAGATATAAAGGCACCTAGAGAAGTTAAGGATGAATTTTCAACTGAAAGTAAGATACAGCAAGCTCTTAATTCTGTTCCACTGCAGTATAATAAAAAAATTGAAGTTAAAAATGAAGTCCTGGATAAAATTTCAGTATTTTTTTCAGAGATAAATCAACTGCAAAGTGATCAGGGAAATGATAATGATAAGGTTAAAAAGTTAAAGAGTAATGCAGATATAAGTTTGTCTGATGAGGATTATTCTACACTTATAAAGAGCAATAAAGATGATTTAAAAACGGTTCAGGATTTTTTGAGTGAGGTTATGGCTGATATTTATGATAATAATAATATAAGTGATAGTAGTCAAAAAGACAATCAGGAAGACATAAAGAAGGTTCAGGAATCTATACTATTAAAAGTAAATGAGTCAAAATTACCTAAAAATTTGAAAAATGTATCATTAAATCTGGGATATTCACTTATAACACCTAACTTTTTTTATGATAAGGATAAAACTGAGAATTTAAAAAGGGATGCAGCACATAAGGTTCAGCCGGTTATGATAAAAAAGGATCAGATAATTGTAAAGGAAGGAGAACCTATTACAAAATACCAGATAGAGACTTTACAGAATTTGGGCCTGCTAAATGATAATTCACATTCCGAATTAAATATATACATCTTTTTGTGTATTTTCACTGCATTAATTATGTTTATTGAATGGATGTATATTTATAAATATTATAATAAAATTTATAATAATACAAATACACTCATAATGATGAGTGTATTGAGTTGTATATCAATATTATTAGCTAGAAGTGTATCTGTCGTATCACCGTTTTTAATACCGCTTGCATGCATACCGATGGTGTTTTCTCTTTTAGTAAATGACAGAGTTTCTCTTATTATAAATATATTAAATTCAATGTTAATAAGTTGTGTTGTTGATTTTAATGTTGAAATAACACTGCTGGCAGTGTTAAATGCAATAGTTGGTTCTGTAGTATTAAAAAAAATGCAGCAGAGAAATGATATATTATATTCTTCAATGTATATAGCAATAATAAATAGTGTATTTACTTTTTCAACGGGATTTCTTTTGAGTAATAATAGCTCAGATATATTTCAAAAGACGCTGTTTGCGGCAGTGGCCAGTATATTATCAGGAATACTTACGATAGGTCTTTTGCCGTTTTTTGAAAATATATTCGATGTTGTAACTACGATAAAGCTGTTAGAATTATCTAATCCTAATAATCCACTGCTTAAGAGACTGCTTATGGAAGCACCTGGTACGTATCATCACAGTATTTTGGTTGGAAATCTTGCAGAGATTGCAGCGGAAGAGATAGGAGGGAATCCTGTACTTGCTAGAGTTTCAGCCTACTATCATGATGTGGGAAAGGTAAAGAGACCATATTTCTTTAAAGAAAATCAACATGGAAAGGAAAATCCACATAATAAGATAACACCTAACTTAAGTGCACTTATAATTATATCACATGTAAAAGATGGTGATGAACTGGCTAAAGAGTATAATGTCCCTGGAATTATACGTGATATTATAAGACAACATCATGGTACATCGCTTGTTAAATATTTTTATATAACTGCAAAGAATTCAAGTGAACGACCTGATTGCGTAAATGAAGAAAATTTCAGGTATGAAGGGCCTATACCTCAAACTAAGGAAGCCGGTATAATAATGCTTGCTGACGAAGTTGAGGCGGCAGTAAGGTCAATTAATGAACCTACAAAGTGCAAGATAGAAGAAATGGTAAACAACATTATAAAGAATACTTTAAATGAAGGAGAACTTGATGAATGTGATTTAACTCTTAAGGATATTGCTAAAATAAGAAAAGCATTTTTAAGAGTTCTTGATGGCATATATCACCATAGAATTGAGTATCCAGTAGATAAGTGGAAAAAGGCCAAAAATAAAAAAATTGAGCCCTATGATAAAATTAAAAATTATTGA
- the ybeY gene encoding rRNA maturation RNase YbeY, whose translation MIFIDNRQNKIEVADKLKGYMKDIIEYALKAEGVKVPCEVSVLFVDNESIREINKENRDIDSATDVLSFPMLDYGTSNIFKDVYNDNQFEASDLDDGNLILGDIVISLEKAKEQSIEFDHTFEREVLYLTVHSVLHLLGYDHMEKNEKIIMRKREEEILEEFKIIR comes from the coding sequence ATGATTTTTATAGATAATAGACAAAATAAGATAGAGGTTGCAGATAAACTGAAAGGATATATGAAAGACATTATAGAATATGCACTTAAAGCTGAAGGTGTTAAAGTGCCATGTGAAGTAAGTGTTTTGTTTGTTGACAACGAGAGTATACGTGAAATAAATAAGGAGAATAGAGATATAGATTCAGCTACAGATGTACTTTCATTTCCAATGCTTGATTATGGTACCAGTAATATATTCAAAGATGTGTATAATGATAATCAATTTGAGGCTTCAGATCTGGATGATGGGAATCTTATACTTGGAGATATAGTAATATCACTTGAAAAAGCAAAAGAGCAAAGTATAGAGTTTGATCACACTTTTGAAAGAGAAGTACTATATTTAACGGTACATTCAGTACTTCATCTACTTGGATACGATCATATGGAGAAAAATGAAAAGATTATTATGAGAAAAAGAGAAGAAGAGATACTTGAAGAATTTAAAATAATCAGATAA
- the yqfD gene encoding sporulation protein YqfD has product MEFKNGTIIIEIQSLKPEKFINAMWKNNVCVRNITRKNLTTIVITVNLKDYYKIKSICDRSNSKMKIIGRKGFAFLIIRMKRRIALIVGIISFVCIIYYLSTFIWGIQINVDKNLTPYEIRQELVSYGIKPGIRKININVYDIENKLIKDNDNIMWARVRIEGSNLKVSAMERQSPPKVINDDTPCNLVAKKDGEVLRVYTKSGTPVVKEGDIVKKGQLLVKGEQGAENSTYQVHSAGDVICKTFYEDSKSVKIDSVDRKRTGNKDEDVYFYLGKKKIYIKKSKNKFAKYDRIECNKLFVHFETYYEVKETIVHNDIKKLVDTTADELYNKICLNFDKTIQVKNKVVNYKAQDTTYKVSVLVIAEENIAISDAAN; this is encoded by the coding sequence ATGGAATTTAAAAATGGAACTATAATTATAGAAATTCAATCTTTAAAACCTGAAAAGTTTATAAATGCTATGTGGAAAAATAATGTTTGCGTTAGAAATATTACTAGAAAAAATCTAACTACGATTGTTATAACTGTTAACTTAAAGGATTATTATAAGATAAAATCTATATGTGATAGAAGCAATAGTAAAATGAAAATAATTGGAAGAAAAGGATTTGCTTTTTTGATTATAAGAATGAAGAGAAGAATTGCTCTAATAGTTGGAATAATATCATTTGTATGTATAATTTATTATTTATCAACATTTATATGGGGAATACAGATAAATGTTGATAAAAATTTGACACCGTATGAAATAAGGCAGGAGCTTGTAAGTTATGGTATAAAACCTGGAATAAGAAAAATAAATATAAATGTATATGATATAGAAAATAAGCTTATAAAAGACAATGATAATATAATGTGGGCCAGAGTTAGAATAGAAGGGTCTAATTTAAAGGTATCAGCAATGGAGAGACAATCACCTCCTAAAGTTATAAACGATGATACACCATGCAATTTGGTCGCTAAAAAGGATGGAGAGGTTTTGCGTGTATATACAAAGTCCGGTACTCCAGTAGTCAAAGAAGGTGATATCGTAAAAAAAGGGCAGTTGCTTGTAAAGGGCGAACAAGGTGCTGAAAATTCTACTTATCAAGTACATTCTGCTGGTGATGTAATATGCAAAACATTTTATGAGGACAGTAAAAGCGTAAAGATTGACAGTGTAGATAGAAAGAGAACTGGTAATAAAGATGAAGATGTATATTTCTATCTAGGTAAAAAGAAGATATATATAAAAAAATCTAAGAACAAATTTGCGAAATATGATAGAATAGAATGTAATAAATTATTTGTACACTTTGAAACCTATTATGAAGTGAAAGAGACTATTGTTCATAATGATATTAAAAAATTAGTAGATACTACAGCTGATGAGCTTTATAATAAGATATGTTTAAATTTTGATAAAACAATTCAGGTTAAAAATAAAGTGGTCAATTATAAAGCACAAGATACTACATATAAAGTAAGTGTATTGGTTATAGCAGAAGAAAATATAGCAATTTCGGATGCAGCTAATTGA
- a CDS encoding diacylglycerol kinase: protein MKVKKLWDSFNYAIEGIIYSVRTQRNMKIHMIAALVVLTLCFFYDLSKMELLIITISISMVIMAELMNTAIEFVADATANFYHPLVKLAKNVAAGGVLITAINSVLVGYVIFWDKLKYINFLMIKKVKNTNPYAIFIMLVIVCIATIVIKAIFGEGTPLKGGMPSGHSTIAFSIATMISLITGDPAIVTLSYILAFIVAQSRVDSKVHSIFEVFVGAVFGILITVFLFIVFYIK from the coding sequence ATGAAGGTTAAAAAATTATGGGATAGTTTTAATTATGCCATTGAAGGCATAATATATTCAGTTAGAACGCAGAGAAATATGAAGATACATATGATTGCGGCACTTGTTGTTTTAACTCTTTGTTTTTTTTATGATTTGAGTAAAATGGAACTATTAATTATAACAATTTCAATAAGCATGGTAATAATGGCAGAGCTTATGAATACAGCTATTGAATTTGTGGCTGATGCTACGGCAAATTTTTATCATCCACTTGTTAAACTTGCTAAAAATGTTGCAGCTGGGGGAGTACTTATTACTGCTATAAATTCAGTACTGGTAGGTTACGTTATATTTTGGGATAAATTAAAATATATAAATTTTTTAATGATAAAAAAGGTTAAAAATACAAATCCATATGCAATTTTTATAATGCTGGTAATTGTTTGTATTGCGACTATAGTTATAAAAGCTATATTTGGTGAAGGAACTCCACTAAAGGGTGGTATGCCAAGCGGACACAGTACAATAGCTTTTTCAATAGCTACAATGATATCTCTTATTACAGGAGATCCTGCAATTGTCACACTAAGTTATATTTTAGCATTTATAGTTGCACAAAGTAGGGTCGATTCAAAAGTTCACTCGATATTTGAAGTTTTTGTTGGAGCTGTGTTTGGAATTTTGATTACTGTTTTTTTATTTATAGTATTTTATATCAAATAG
- a CDS encoding DUF4342 domain-containing protein yields the protein MSEITLEKIDIIRERTNVSYAEAKKALETCDGNVVDALIYIEENEKSTMDNIYTTKDEFLSWIKDIVDKGNVNRIRIKKDDKVVVDIPVNAGIAASLTALVWPPLIAIGILTAVVTRITIEITKSDGSVEVINKTISSNVKDVKDKVMDAANSVKENVKDKFHHDDENHTGDGNTYKYTVKFDDIDEKDNEKKED from the coding sequence ATGAGCGAAATCACATTAGAAAAAATTGATATTATAAGAGAGAGAACAAATGTAAGTTATGCAGAAGCAAAAAAAGCTTTAGAAACCTGCGATGGTAATGTTGTAGATGCATTGATCTATATAGAAGAAAATGAGAAATCTACAATGGATAATATATATACGACTAAGGATGAGTTCTTAAGCTGGATAAAAGATATAGTTGATAAAGGAAATGTAAATAGGATAAGAATAAAGAAAGATGACAAAGTTGTTGTTGATATACCTGTTAATGCTGGAATAGCTGCTAGTTTAACAGCACTAGTTTGGCCTCCACTTATTGCTATTGGTATATTAACTGCAGTTGTTACAAGGATAACTATAGAAATTACTAAAAGCGATGGATCTGTTGAAGTTATAAACAAAACTATAAGTTCAAATGTCAAGGATGTAAAAGATAAAGTCATGGATGCAGCTAATTCCGTTAAAGAAAATGTAAAGGATAAATTTCACCATGATGACGAAAATCATACTGGAGATGGAAATACTTATAAATATACAGTTAAATTCGATGATATAGACGAAAAAGATAACGAAAAAAAGGAAGATTAA
- the recO gene encoding DNA repair protein RecO, with translation MKKWGVFLSVIKTRALVIKTQDIKEKDKLVWLFSEKLGKISTIAKGSKKSKSKLFSTTLQFCYGDYIVHKGRNFYVINDSFIIDSFQDLLQDLDLITYASYFCELIDISMSDEESNYQLFRYLVTAFYLLRNKAVDVEILARTFEIKILKHTGYALNLENCCICRKKINSSNYINFQYFGGVCKDCSKYNGAYVDFATYNTIKYLYRVQLENIYKLNLSRNIKNEVYKVLKIFIEQSYFRKPRSLDTLNSLTNFLK, from the coding sequence ATCAAAAAGTGGGGTGTTTTTCTGTCTGTAATAAAAACGAGAGCATTGGTAATTAAAACCCAGGATATAAAAGAGAAGGATAAACTTGTGTGGTTATTTAGTGAAAAGCTAGGGAAAATTTCTACAATAGCAAAAGGGTCAAAAAAGTCTAAAAGTAAACTTTTTTCAACTACATTACAATTTTGTTATGGAGATTATATAGTTCACAAGGGTAGAAATTTTTATGTAATAAATGATAGTTTTATTATAGACTCATTTCAAGATTTGTTACAAGATCTGGATTTGATTACATATGCATCTTATTTTTGTGAACTCATAGATATATCAATGAGTGATGAGGAAAGTAACTACCAATTATTTAGATATCTTGTTACAGCATTTTATTTACTCAGAAATAAAGCAGTTGATGTAGAAATTCTGGCAAGGACTTTCGAGATAAAGATTCTAAAGCATACGGGATATGCTCTTAATCTGGAAAATTGTTGTATTTGCAGGAAAAAAATTAATTCGTCAAATTATATAAATTTCCAGTATTTTGGAGGAGTGTGCAAAGATTGTAGCAAATATAATGGCGCTTATGTTGACTTTGCAACATATAATACTATTAAGTATTTGTATAGAGTACAATTAGAAAACATATACAAATTAAATTTATCGAGAAACATAAAAAATGAAGTTTATAAGGTTTTAAAAATTTTTATTGAACAGAGTTATTTTAGAAAGCCTAGAAGTTTGGATACATTGAATAGTTTGACGAATTTCTTAAAATAA
- the yqfC gene encoding sporulation protein YqfC, whose amino-acid sequence MKSSLNMAKEIISSKLDLPRDVIMDIPKIIITGNSEITIENHKGIVIFSENQVKVNSGIGLVSIYGNNFEIIFMGGTTIVIGGKFKSVIYESGR is encoded by the coding sequence ATGAAGAGTAGTTTGAATATGGCAAAGGAAATTATCTCAAGTAAATTAGATTTGCCAAGAGATGTTATCATGGATATTCCTAAAATAATAATTACAGGAAATAGTGAAATAACAATTGAAAATCATAAGGGTATTGTTATTTTTTCAGAAAATCAGGTTAAAGTAAATTCAGGTATTGGATTGGTATCTATATATGGAAACAATTTTGAAATAATATTTATGGGAGGTACCACCATAGTCATTGGTGGAAAATTTAAATCCGTAATTTATGAGTCCGGGAGATAA